The following are from one region of the Candidatus Paceibacterota bacterium genome:
- a CDS encoding tRNA (adenosine(37)-N6)-threonylcarbamoyltransferase complex ATPase subunit type 1 TsaE: MIKIVSVSSKETQNIGRDLAENLLKKKLKSNATVISLEGDFGGGKTTFTKGFARGLNLKEKIKSPTFVIMRKYRIPINNKQQTTDIKRRNNCRLKVENCKFRYFFHLDCYRIQNPKEILALGWKDIVKFPENIVLVEWGDKIKKILPRGTIYIKFDFINDKKRKIRMVNL; the protein is encoded by the coding sequence ATGATAAAAATTGTTTCCGTCTCCTCTAAAGAGACTCAAAATATTGGTAGAGACCTGGCAGAAAACTTATTGAAAAAAAAACTAAAATCCAATGCCACGGTTATTTCTCTTGAGGGAGATTTTGGGGGAGGCAAGACAACTTTTACAAAAGGATTTGCTAGAGGATTAAATTTAAAAGAAAAGATTAAAAGCCCTACTTTTGTTATAATGAGAAAATATCGGATACCGATAAACAACAAACAACAGACAACAGATATTAAACGACGGAATAATTGTAGGTTGAAAGTTGAAAATTGTAAGTTTAGATATTTTTTTCATTTAGATTGTTATAGAATTCAAAACCCGAAGGAGATTTTGGCTCTTGGGTGGAAAGATATTGTTAAATTTCCTGAAAATATCGTTCTTGTTGAGTGGGGAGATAAAATAAAAAAAATTTTACCAAGAGGCACTATTTATATTAAATTTGATTTTATTAATGATAAAAAGCGTAAGATTAGGATGGTTAATTTATGA
- a CDS encoding YebC/PmpR family DNA-binding transcriptional regulator — MSGHSKWSKVKHKKAIEDKKKGKIFSKLARLISIAAKEGGGKPEMNTNLKMAIDKAKSFNMPQDNIERAIKKGTGEIEGAILEELLLEAFGPGGVSILIQAVTDNKNRSLSEIKKIIENFRGKMASGSVIWKFKKKGVISFKFDKKEKEELELLAIEEGAEDIKEKENILEIYIKPEKFEDLKKKLEEKKIDIESSSIEFLPKEEIETDEETKNKLETLFNSLDENEDVQEIYSDLKT, encoded by the coding sequence ATGTCTGGCCATTCCAAGTGGAGTAAAGTTAAACATAAAAAAGCAATTGAAGACAAAAAGAAAGGGAAAATTTTCTCAAAATTAGCAAGATTAATTTCTATTGCAGCTAAAGAAGGAGGGGGTAAGCCCGAGATGAATACAAATCTTAAAATGGCGATTGATAAGGCAAAAAGTTTTAACATGCCTCAAGACAACATAGAAAGAGCTATTAAAAAAGGCACAGGAGAAATTGAGGGGGCAATTTTAGAAGAACTTTTATTGGAAGCTTTTGGCCCTGGAGGCGTAAGTATTTTAATCCAAGCAGTAACAGATAATAAAAATAGGTCTCTTTCTGAGATTAAAAAAATTATAGAAAATTTTAGAGGAAAGATGGCAAGCGGTAGTGTCATTTGGAAGTTTAAGAAGAAAGGAGTAATATCTTTTAAATTTGATAAAAAGGAAAAAGAAGAATTAGAGCTTTTGGCAATCGAAGAAGGAGCAGAGGATATCAAAGAAAAAGAAAATATTTTAGAAATTTATATTAAGCCCGAAAAATTTGAAGACTTAAAGAAAAAATTAGAAGAGAAGAAAATAGACATTGAAAGTTCTTCAATAGAATTTTTACCAAAAGAGGAGATAGAAACAGACGAAGAAACGAAAAATAAATTAGAAACGTTATTTAATTCTTTAGACGAGAATGAAGACGTTCAAGAAATATATTCTGACTTAAAAACATAA
- a CDS encoding sugar-transfer associated ATP-grasp domain-containing protein, giving the protein MAIFSTHGVLGINARNQKYIKTTKKSRRILDSKLQTKEFLSKKGIPVLDTVGVIKTRKELFNFNWDLLPDSFALKPNRGFGGGGIMVLYGRKKKFYKQKEEENKNIKSENLIWIRADGTLVTKEELEAHVFDILEGNFSLSYVPDIAFFEERAKVSKELKPYIWKGIPDTRIVVFEGVPVMAMLRLPTKESRGRANLHDGAIGVGIDLVTGKTLSAVHHRDFIDYYPGTRYLLRGIQVPYFKKSLNLAVSIQKHLKAKFLGVDITIDREKGPVVLEVNLRPGLQVQIANMAGLEERLKRIKGLSLKSEERGIRIAQQLFGEEEYEEEEVFGKKVLGVIEEIEIPYKETKKGKEIEKKYKKLAKIDTGAFRTSMSIDVIRKLNIERFVTKKVVRSSLGEEIRPVVPVTFYLKGEKVDTEVFIADRSQMRYEIIIGRRDLSKFIIDPSKTRYLTR; this is encoded by the coding sequence ATGGCTATATTTTCTACTCATGGAGTTCTTGGCATTAACGCTAGGAATCAAAAATATATCAAGACGACAAAAAAAAGTCGTCGCATTTTAGATTCAAAACTACAGACAAAGGAGTTTTTATCAAAAAAAGGAATTCCTGTTCTTGATACGGTTGGCGTTATAAAAACAAGAAAAGAACTTTTTAATTTTAATTGGGATTTGTTACCAGACTCTTTTGCCTTAAAACCAAACAGGGGTTTTGGAGGAGGAGGGATTATGGTCCTTTATGGCAGAAAAAAGAAATTTTATAAACAAAAAGAGGAAGAAAATAAAAATATTAAAAGTGAAAATTTAATTTGGATAAGAGCAGACGGTACCCTCGTTACCAAAGAAGAACTTGAGGCCCATGTTTTTGATATTCTTGAGGGTAATTTTTCTTTATCTTATGTACCAGATATAGCCTTTTTTGAAGAAAGAGCAAAAGTTAGCAAAGAATTAAAGCCCTATATATGGAAAGGAATTCCAGATACAAGAATTGTGGTTTTCGAAGGGGTTCCGGTTATGGCTATGCTAAGATTACCAACAAAAGAATCTAGAGGAAGGGCAAATTTACATGATGGTGCAATAGGAGTAGGGATCGATCTTGTCACAGGCAAGACTTTAAGCGCTGTTCATCACAGAGATTTTATTGATTATTATCCCGGAACCAGATATCTTTTAAGAGGGATACAAGTTCCGTATTTCAAAAAAAGTTTAAACCTTGCAGTTTCTATCCAAAAGCATCTTAAGGCAAAATTTTTAGGAGTGGATATTACAATTGATCGGGAAAAAGGTCCTGTTGTTCTTGAGGTGAATTTAAGGCCAGGTCTTCAGGTCCAAATAGCAAATATGGCAGGGCTTGAAGAAAGGTTAAAAAGAATAAAGGGGCTTTCTTTAAAATCAGAGGAAAGGGGGATAAGAATAGCTCAGCAGCTTTTTGGAGAGGAAGAATATGAAGAAGAAGAAGTATTTGGTAAAAAAGTCTTGGGCGTGATTGAAGAAATTGAGATTCCCTACAAAGAAACAAAAAAAGGGAAAGAAATTGAAAAGAAATATAAAAAATTAGCCAAAATTGACACAGGTGCTTTTAGAACTTCTATGTCAATAGACGTTATAAGAAAATTAAATATTGAAAGATTTGTAACAAAAAAAGTAGTAAGATCGTCTTTAGGGGAAGAAATTAGACCTGTTGTTCCTGTAACTTTTTATCTTAAAGGCGAAAAAGTTGATACAGAGGTTTTTATAGCAGATAGATCACAAATGAGATACGAGATAATTATAGGGAGGAGAGATTTATCCAAATTTATTATAGACCCTTCAAAGACTCGTTATTTAACTAGATAA
- the murD gene encoding UDP-N-acetylmuramoyl-L-alanine--D-glutamate ligase, translating into MKIEDFKNKKVTIFGLGVMGGGVGTAKFLSKSGARVTVTDIKTETDLAESVDSLKKQKIDFILGKHRREDFTNVDFVIKGPGIPNNSQYLEIARKNKVPIETDIGIFFELCKAPIIGVTGSKGKSTTAVLIQKILKTKFKNVILGGNIGVSVLDILGKIKKDTIVVLELSSWQLEGLLPHKKSPHIAVITNIFPEHLNRYRDFKDYVDAKKIIFKFQKENDYLILNENLKEFFPQVKSKIVFFKGGNNEAAKAVSAIYNINSRKIEEVINNFESLEGRLEFVEEIDGIKFYNDTCATHPNATIYSMEKLKEKEPLGNIILIAGGEDKNLNFEQFTRFIKKEIKTLILLPGSASNKIKSEVSTIKVENIEEAVREAKKEAQSGDIVLLSPAAASFNLFKNEFDRGRKFKEAIKTIT; encoded by the coding sequence ATGAAAATAGAAGATTTTAAGAACAAAAAAGTAACAATTTTTGGGTTAGGTGTGATGGGAGGTGGTGTTGGCACCGCAAAGTTTTTATCTAAATCAGGGGCAAGAGTAACAGTGACTGATATTAAAACTGAAACTGATCTAGCAGAATCAGTTGATAGTTTAAAAAAACAAAAAATAGATTTTATATTAGGAAAACACAGAAGAGAAGATTTTACGAACGTTGATTTTGTAATTAAGGGGCCAGGCATACCAAACAACTCTCAATATCTTGAAATTGCTAGGAAGAACAAAGTGCCAATAGAAACAGATATCGGTATTTTTTTTGAATTATGTAAAGCCCCTATCATTGGAGTTACTGGTAGTAAGGGGAAATCTACAACCGCAGTCTTGATTCAAAAAATTCTTAAGACAAAATTTAAAAACGTAATTTTGGGTGGCAATATTGGAGTATCGGTTTTGGACATTTTGGGAAAAATAAAAAAAGACACAATTGTCGTCTTGGAGTTATCAAGTTGGCAGCTAGAAGGGCTCCTACCCCATAAAAAAAGCCCTCATATTGCAGTTATCACAAATATTTTTCCAGAACATCTTAATAGATATAGAGACTTTAAGGATTACGTAGACGCAAAAAAAATTATATTTAAATTCCAGAAAGAAAACGATTATTTGATTTTAAACGAAAATCTTAAGGAATTTTTTCCCCAAGTAAAGTCCAAAATCGTATTTTTCAAGGGAGGGAATAATGAAGCTGCAAAAGCTGTAAGTGCTATATATAATATTAATTCTAGAAAAATAGAAGAGGTAATAAATAATTTTGAGAGTCTTGAGGGTAGATTAGAGTTTGTTGAAGAAATTGACGGTATAAAGTTTTACAATGATACTTGTGCCACACATCCAAACGCTACCATTTATTCCATGGAAAAATTAAAAGAAAAAGAACCTCTTGGTAACATAATTTTAATTGCTGGAGGCGAAGATAAAAATTTAAACTTTGAACAATTTACTCGATTTATAAAAAAAGAGATAAAAACATTAATTTTATTACCTGGCAGCGCAAGCAATAAAATAAAAAGTGAAGTTTCTACAATAAAAGTAGAAAATATCGAAGAAGCGGTAAGAGAAGCGAAAAAAGAAGCACAGAGTGGAGATATTGTTTTATTGTCTCCCGCTGCTGCAAGTTTTAATCTTTTCAAAAATGAGTTTGATAGAGGAAGGAAATTTAAAGAAGCAATAAAAACAATAACCTAA
- a CDS encoding ATP-grasp domain-containing protein, producing MEIKNDIDLKRIFKKIKIPIFGVSVYAFERLGPENFIGDYELISLYDSKETDFIKKDLPVFCLEKEIGRRIKPRNSTSIICHSRVQEFLHKKSGDKKPIILVYKTSIKMEREAEKNNFELAVAPFCFGKKFLENKVKFRRILEGIGIKVPPGRIVPISFLANRKLRDFKKEFGFPFVMQHPQKGGGKGTFFVKDQRSFNTAKQLLRREETEEFIITKLIKGPSPSMTGCVTRHGVLSTRPQYQICDEPLLNRNPGRGGLFCGHDWSLPFSDKVLKQAKEVVDKIGSYFKKEGYKGIFGLDFILDAKKEELYVVECNPRLLASFPALTMVQVENGELPIIAFHLLEYTKVSYNINIDKINEQMWKKKEGSQMYLHNPFNKKAIQKTELRAGIYKKDKKGKKINLKFIKDTYKFSDLKNENEYLFTDGIQKKGSIIKGSQRLRILNKSSVLGSDLRTVNKDTKEFLKAATLEIRKSFKV from the coding sequence ATGGAAATAAAAAATGATATCGATCTTAAGAGAATTTTTAAAAAAATAAAAATACCTATTTTTGGCGTTTCTGTTTATGCTTTTGAAAGACTTGGCCCTGAAAATTTTATTGGGGACTATGAACTTATATCACTTTATGATTCAAAAGAAACAGACTTTATAAAGAAAGACTTACCGGTTTTTTGTTTAGAGAAGGAAATTGGAAGGAGAATAAAACCGAGAAATTCAACTAGTATAATTTGTCACTCAAGAGTTCAGGAATTTTTACACAAAAAATCAGGCGATAAAAAACCAATAATTTTGGTTTATAAAACATCAATAAAAATGGAAAGAGAAGCAGAAAAGAATAATTTTGAACTCGCAGTTGCTCCTTTCTGTTTTGGGAAAAAATTTCTCGAAAATAAAGTGAAATTTAGAAGAATTTTAGAGGGAATTGGGATAAAGGTTCCGCCTGGGAGAATTGTTCCAATTTCTTTTTTAGCTAATCGCAAACTGAGAGACTTTAAAAAAGAATTTGGTTTTCCTTTTGTGATGCAGCATCCTCAAAAAGGAGGGGGTAAGGGAACTTTTTTTGTAAAAGACCAAAGAAGCTTTAATACCGCAAAGCAGCTTTTAAGAAGAGAAGAAACAGAAGAATTTATAATTACAAAGCTTATAAAAGGGCCTTCTCCTAGTATGACTGGATGTGTTACAAGACATGGTGTTTTATCAACACGTCCACAATATCAAATTTGCGACGAGCCATTGTTAAATAGAAATCCAGGAAGAGGAGGACTTTTTTGCGGACATGATTGGTCTTTGCCTTTTTCAGACAAAGTTTTAAAACAAGCAAAAGAAGTGGTTGATAAAATAGGCAGTTATTTTAAAAAAGAGGGTTATAAGGGAATTTTTGGGCTGGATTTTATATTAGACGCTAAAAAAGAAGAATTGTATGTTGTTGAATGCAATCCAAGGTTGCTTGCTTCTTTTCCGGCTCTTACGATGGTTCAAGTTGAGAATGGCGAGTTACCAATAATTGCTTTCCATTTATTAGAATATACAAAAGTTTCTTATAACATAAATATAGACAAAATTAATGAGCAAATGTGGAAGAAAAAAGAAGGCTCTCAAATGTATTTACACAATCCTTTTAATAAAAAAGCAATACAAAAAACAGAACTGAGGGCTGGTATTTATAAAAAAGACAAAAAAGGAAAGAAAATAAATTTAAAATTTATAAAAGATACTTATAAATTTTCTGATCTTAAGAACGAAAATGAGTATCTTTTTACTGACGGCATTCAAAAAAAGGGGAGTATAATAAAAGGATCTCAAAGATTAAGAATTTTAAATAAAAGTAGTGTTTTGGGTAGTGATTTGCGTACGGTAAATAAAGATACGAAAGAATTTTTAAAAGCAGCAACCCTTGAAATAAGAAAATCTTTTAAAGTATGA
- the ruvC gene encoding crossover junction endodeoxyribonuclease RuvC, whose product MLILGIDPGTATTGYGIVKVTKKGSRPKIFKCFDYGCIETDANEDFLKRLCILEKKIKKIVKEHKPDCAAVERLFFFQNFKTAMKVSQAIGVILLTFEKMKIPVYEYAPLEVKKALTNNGRAQKKEVEKKVKKMLKLEKIKKDDAADALAIAICAAYKIK is encoded by the coding sequence ATGTTAATATTAGGTATAGATCCCGGGACCGCGACAACTGGTTATGGTATCGTAAAGGTGACGAAAAAAGGTTCACGACCGAAGATTTTTAAATGTTTTGACTATGGTTGTATTGAGACGGATGCCAATGAAGATTTTCTTAAAAGACTATGCATTCTCGAAAAGAAAATAAAGAAGATTGTAAAAGAGCATAAGCCAGACTGCGCAGCTGTTGAGAGATTATTTTTTTTTCAAAATTTCAAAACCGCTATGAAAGTAAGTCAGGCGATAGGAGTTATTCTTTTAACTTTTGAAAAAATGAAGATTCCTGTCTATGAGTATGCTCCCCTTGAAGTTAAAAAGGCCCTAACAAATAATGGTCGCGCTCAAAAAAAAGAGGTAGAAAAAAAGGTAAAAAAAATGTTAAAATTAGAAAAAATAAAAAAAGATGATGCTGCTGACGCTTTAGCTATTGCAATTTGCGCAGCATATAAAATAAAATAA
- a CDS encoding YheC/YheD family protein: MTLGILVRSKPAVLAYSEKGQINQAVEMAKNAKIFGIKIKIIDFEDFRNFGKIKKTTDIIHDKCYSQRKEEKIIFKNFHKKCKKEGLPIFNDYGLIRVVGNKWKLNEFLKDKESIKECVVPTFFYDKKKIRKLLKTYGTLILKPIWGQEGTGVIEIKKNNGFFLASYKKREGGEFKIKTEKLKNLQDIESVILELWRNNNYIIQPKINSAKFENNVFDIRLTLQKMKDWEIGGIGARVAGKGSFLCNIAAGGEMFNGEYAIGKVFPQKKDNIIKKIESTAIEIGEFLEKEVDGIVAEIGFDFMIDEKGRAWLLEINSKPSPEIFYKKELEKMRRKMTFWPILFAKYYYGNKK, from the coding sequence ATGACATTAGGTATTTTAGTCAGGTCAAAACCAGCTGTCTTAGCTTATTCTGAAAAAGGGCAGATTAACCAAGCCGTAGAGATGGCGAAAAATGCCAAGATTTTTGGGATTAAAATAAAGATAATTGATTTTGAAGATTTTAGAAATTTTGGGAAGATAAAAAAAACAACTGATATTATACATGATAAATGTTATAGCCAGAGGAAAGAAGAAAAAATTATTTTTAAAAATTTTCATAAAAAATGTAAAAAAGAAGGATTACCTATTTTCAATGATTACGGGTTAATTAGAGTAGTTGGGAACAAGTGGAAATTGAATGAATTTTTAAAGGACAAAGAAAGTATTAAAGAATGTGTTGTCCCAACTTTTTTTTATGATAAGAAAAAAATTAGAAAATTACTCAAAACATACGGAACTTTAATTTTAAAACCCATCTGGGGGCAAGAAGGAACTGGGGTCATTGAGATCAAAAAAAATAATGGATTTTTTTTGGCAAGCTATAAGAAAAGAGAGGGCGGAGAATTTAAAATAAAAACAGAAAAATTAAAAAATCTTCAAGATATAGAATCCGTGATTTTAGAGCTTTGGAGAAATAATAACTATATAATTCAGCCTAAAATAAACTCAGCTAAATTTGAAAATAACGTTTTTGATATTCGGTTGACCCTCCAGAAAATGAAAGATTGGGAAATTGGTGGTATAGGAGCGAGAGTAGCGGGCAAGGGCAGTTTTTTATGTAATATTGCAGCCGGAGGAGAAATGTTTAATGGCGAATATGCGATAGGAAAAGTTTTTCCACAAAAAAAGGATAATATTATAAAAAAGATAGAATCAACGGCGATAGAAATAGGAGAGTTTTTAGAAAAAGAAGTGGATGGGATAGTGGCAGAAATTGGTTTTGACTTTATGATAGACGAAAAAGGTAGAGCTTGGCTTTTGGAAATAAATTCGAAACCTAGCCCCGAAATTTTTTATAAAAAGGAGTTAGAAAAAATGAGAAGAAAAATGACATTTTGGCCTATTTTGTTTGCAAAATATTACTATGGAAATAAAAAATGA
- a CDS encoding 7TM domain-containing protein, with product MDFLVQQIVSFGVSEQTVALVLMLPVVATFIAAARQIIGIRGFGIYITLILAYAFVVTELKYGILIFFVVILAGTFFRILMKKIRILYLPRMAMILTGVTFAVFLLFLLGSYFKLEGLYVISIFPILVMTLIVERFVSAQIERGDKAAILMTIETLALAVISYFIINWGFLQQIILSFSLLAIFFIFLLNYILGRWTGLRLSEYFRFRELLEYLESASRKK from the coding sequence ATGGATTTTTTAGTTCAACAAATTGTAAGTTTCGGAGTTTCTGAACAGACAGTAGCTTTAGTTTTAATGCTTCCTGTTGTCGCAACTTTTATCGCCGCTGCAAGACAAATCATCGGCATTAGAGGTTTTGGTATTTATATTACTTTAATTTTAGCATATGCATTTGTTGTTACAGAGCTAAAATATGGGATTCTTATCTTTTTTGTTGTTATTTTAGCAGGAACCTTTTTCCGTATTTTGATGAAAAAAATAAGAATACTTTATTTACCGCGTATGGCGATGATTTTAACAGGCGTAACCTTTGCGGTATTTTTATTGTTCCTTTTAGGGAGTTATTTTAAATTAGAAGGGCTTTATGTTATTTCTATTTTCCCCATTTTAGTTATGACTCTTATAGTCGAACGTTTTGTTTCGGCTCAAATTGAACGAGGCGATAAGGCAGCTATTTTAATGACAATAGAAACCCTGGCATTAGCAGTTATATCTTATTTTATAATAAATTGGGGCTTTTTACAGCAGATTATTTTAAGCTTTTCTTTGCTCGCAATATTTTTCATTTTTCTTTTAAATTATATTCTTGGCAGATGGACGGGTTTAAGATTAAGCGAATACTTTCGTTTCAGGGAACTTTTGGAATACTTAGAATCTGCATCTAGGAAAAAGTAA
- a CDS encoding 5'-3' exonuclease H3TH domain-containing protein, which yields MKLLIIDSNALLHRSFHALPPLTDEKGEQTGAVYGFLLTFLKAINDLRPNFVVATFDTPSPTFRHKKFKKYKAKREKTPSELCEQIPKIKEILSSLPVPVFEKVGFEADDIIATITKKTLKEQIHPEIEIYILTGDYDTLQLVDKNTKVYTLGKGIKETVIFDKKGVVEKFDILPTQMVDFKALAGDPSDNIPGATGIGKKSAVELLKRFKNLENLYKEIESGRVKEVKDRIKKILLDQKEQVFFSQLLARAREDVPVNFKLKNAKFSVLDEKEVEKYFKKYGFYSLIKRIPELKGEISHKEEGFIKENRDGKLF from the coding sequence ATGAAGTTACTTATTATTGATTCAAACGCACTTTTGCATCGTTCGTTTCACGCCTTACCTCCATTAACGGACGAAAAAGGAGAGCAGACTGGCGCTGTTTATGGTTTTTTACTTACTTTTTTAAAAGCAATAAACGATTTAAGGCCGAATTTTGTAGTTGCGACTTTTGATACCCCCTCTCCTACTTTTCGTCATAAGAAATTTAAAAAATATAAAGCAAAAAGAGAAAAAACTCCCAGTGAGCTTTGTGAACAAATTCCCAAAATAAAAGAAATTTTATCATCTCTACCTGTCCCAGTTTTTGAAAAAGTTGGTTTTGAAGCAGACGACATTATTGCAACTATTACGAAAAAAACCCTAAAAGAGCAGATACATCCAGAAATTGAAATATATATATTAACAGGAGATTATGACACACTTCAATTGGTAGATAAAAATACTAAAGTATATACCTTAGGAAAGGGGATAAAAGAAACAGTTATTTTTGACAAAAAAGGAGTGGTTGAGAAATTTGATATTTTACCAACGCAAATGGTAGATTTTAAAGCTTTAGCTGGAGATCCTTCAGATAATATTCCTGGCGCTACAGGGATTGGCAAGAAAAGCGCTGTTGAGCTTTTAAAGAGGTTCAAAAATTTAGAAAATCTTTACAAAGAGATAGAATCTGGTCGAGTCAAAGAAGTGAAAGATCGTATTAAAAAAATTCTTCTTGACCAAAAAGAACAAGTGTTTTTTTCTCAATTATTGGCAAGAGCAAGGGAAGACGTCCCGGTAAATTTTAAGTTAAAAAATGCTAAATTTTCTGTTTTGGATGAAAAAGAGGTAGAAAAATATTTCAAGAAATATGGATTTTATAGTCTAATAAAAAGAATCCCAGAATTGAAAGGAGAAATTTCTCACAAAGAAGAAGGGTTTATAAAAGAAAACAGAGATGGTAAACTTTTTTAA
- the murI gene encoding glutamate racemase: protein MIGIFDSGLGGLTVAKSILKKIPNAQILYFGDTARVPYGTKSKKAVLRYSFENTDFLIRNGAEAIVIACNTSSAIAASSIKRKINVSVFEVVGPAVKEAIKFTKKRKIGVIATPRTIRSRAYQKKVNRLSKNKIKIYSKKCPLLVPLIEEGLLEGRIIDLVLKRYLSFLKKKDIDVLILGCTHYPLIKKSISKIIGKNVKIIDSADTVASEVVKSLENKKEKKFSLKVFLSDEGYSFNKISRKIFNKKVPYQIIN, encoded by the coding sequence ATGATTGGTATTTTCGATTCGGGTCTTGGAGGCCTTACTGTAGCTAAGTCTATTTTAAAAAAGATTCCCAATGCCCAAATTTTATATTTTGGTGATACAGCAAGAGTTCCTTATGGAACAAAAAGCAAGAAAGCAGTTTTAAGATATTCTTTTGAAAACACGGATTTTCTAATTAGAAATGGTGCAGAAGCCATAGTTATTGCTTGTAATACTTCTTCTGCTATAGCAGCAAGTTCTATAAAAAGAAAAATAAATGTTTCTGTTTTTGAGGTAGTAGGACCAGCCGTAAAGGAGGCGATTAAATTTACAAAGAAAAGAAAAATTGGGGTAATAGCAACTCCTCGTACGATAAGAAGCCGAGCTTATCAGAAAAAAGTAAACAGACTTTCAAAAAACAAAATAAAAATATATTCTAAAAAATGTCCCTTATTAGTTCCTTTAATAGAAGAGGGATTGTTAGAGGGCAGGATTATAGATTTAGTTTTAAAAAGATACCTTTCTTTTTTGAAGAAAAAAGACATAGACGTTTTAATTTTAGGGTGTACCCATTATCCCTTAATAAAGAAATCAATTTCAAAAATAATCGGTAAAAATGTTAAAATAATTGATTCTGCAGACACTGTTGCATCCGAGGTTGTAAAATCTTTAGAGAATAAGAAAGAAAAAAAATTTTCCCTGAAAGTTTTTTTAAGTGACGAAGGATACAGTTTTAATAAGATAAGTAGGAAGATTTTTAATAAAAAAGTGCCTTATCAGATTATTAATTAA